One bacterium genomic window, CCCAACAATGCTTCTCCTGACCAATAATGAAAATTGCCGGCTAACGGGTGGTTGGGATACTTTAGCGACAACGCCCGCATTTCGCTCAGCGCGTTGGTACGATTCCCACTCTGTAACTTCTGTAACGCTGCATTGTAGCGGTCGTCTACTACGCCGGCATTAGCAAGCGCTGCCCAAACGAATAGTGCTAATAAGAGAAATCGTTTTATCACAGCATACTCCTCACAAAATTGTGGAAGTTCCAACTAATATTACGCATAACTTCGCCACCGGGTAGATGCACCAATCGCAAATCCCATCAAGGCGCAATGGGTAAGCATCGACGATCCTCCATACGAAAGAAACGGCAGTGGAATTC contains:
- a CDS encoding tetratricopeptide repeat protein, with the protein product MIKRFLLLALFVWAALANAGVVDDRYNAALQKLQSGNRTNALSEMRALSLKYPNHPLAGNFHYWSGEALLGLDRPDEAQLEFLMAAAVPHSTKISHARFMLGMCYSRLGKKTLAKAEWERFMRDFPNDPLLPRVKERLALL